One window of Hippoglossus stenolepis isolate QCI-W04-F060 chromosome 1, HSTE1.2, whole genome shotgun sequence genomic DNA carries:
- the chrna3 gene encoding neuronal acetylcholine receptor subunit alpha-3: protein MKTSLCVVVLPCSFLLFLLSGGSCSDAEHRLFSVIFSRYNQYIRPVENVSDPVIVQFEVSMSQLVKVDEINQIMETNLWLRHVWNDYKLRWNPKDFGGVEFIRVPSNRIWKPDIVLYNNAVGDFQVDDKTKALLRYNGDVTWIPPAIFKSSCKIDVTYFPFDYQNCTMKFGSWTYDKAKIDLVLIGSTINLKDFWESGEWTIIDAPGYKHDIKYNCCEEIYTDITYSLYIRRLPLFYTVNMIIPCLLISFLTVLVFYLPSDCGEKITLCISVLLSLTVFLLVITETIPSTSLVIPLIGEYLLFTMIFVTLSIVITVFVLNVHYRTPQTHTMPCWVRRVFLGLLPRVMFMTRPERDPEKVAVVDSVNTIHARPCAIHSSGSLQKQQRPQALASSLTNRQRLFNNTELSNLNNLNADPGKDAGSGLLCYEGRCNCCWHQRSGKLPTDSGGGGRGLECLAALTGGNAGLVEGSQCSSSESLDVGILSLLPLSPEIREAIESVKYIAENMRLQNEAKEVQDDWKYVAMVIDRIFLWVFVLVCILGTAGLFLQPLLLLEDI from the exons ATGAAAACCAGTTTGTGCGTCGTTGTGCTCCCATGTTCCttccttctgtttcttctgtcaG GAGGCTCGTGTTCAGATGCCGAGCACAGGCTCTTCTCTGTGATATTCTCCAGGTACAACCAGTACATACGCCCAGTGGAGAATGTGTCTGACCCAGTCATTGTGCAGTTCGAGGTGTCCATGTCACAGCTGGTCAAAGTG GATGAAATCAATCAGATCATGGAGACCAATCTGTGGCTGAGACAT GTCTGGAATGATTACAAACTGAGATGGAATCCAAAAGATTTCGGAGGCGTGGAGTTTATCCGTGTGCCATCCAACAGGATATGGAAGCCAGACATTGTGCTGTACAACAA tgcAGTTGGAGATTTCCAGGTTGACGACAAAACAAAGGCCCTGCTCCGTTACAATGGCGACGTCACCTGGATCCCTCCAGCAATTTTCAAGAGCTCCTGCAAGATCGACGTCACGTATTTCCCCTTCGACTACCAAAACTGCACCATGAAATTCGGCTCCTGGACCTACGACAAGGCCAAGATCGATCTGGTGCTGATTGGCTCCACCATCAACCTGAAGGACTTCTGGGAGAGCGGCGAGTGGACGATCATCGATGCCCCTGGTTATAAACACGACATTAAGTACAACTGCTGCGAGGAAATCTACACAGACATCACTTATTCTTTGTACATCCGCCGGCTGCCTCTTTTCTATACCGTCAACATGATAATCCCCTGTCTGCTCATCTCCTTCCTCACCGTGCTCGTCTTCTACCTGCCGTCTGATTGTGGTGAGAAGATCACCCTGTGCATCTCCGTTCTACTTTCTTTAACCGTCTTCCTGCTGGTTATTACTGAGACCATCCCTTCCACATCACTGGTCATACCCTTGATTGGCGAGTACCTCCTCTTCACCATGATCTTTGTCACCCTCTCTATTGTCATCACTGTTTTTGTCTTGAACGTCCACTACCGCACACCACAGACTCACACCATGCCCTGCTGGGTGCGGCGTGTGTTCCTGGGACTGCTGCCCCGGGTGATGTTCATGACCAGGCCAGAGAGGGACCCTGAGAAGGTGGCAGTAGTCGACAGCGTCAACACAATACATGCCAGACCTTGCGCCATTCATTCGTCAGGCAGTCTGCAGAAACAGCAAAGGCCTCAGGCCCTTGCCTCCAGCCTGACCAACCGCCAGCGGCTTTTCAACAACACAGAGCTCTCCAACCTCAATAACCTGAACGCAGACCCGGGAAAAGACGCAGGCTCTGGGTTATTGTGCTACGAGGGCCGCTGCAACTGCTGCTGGCACCAGAGATCCGGCAAACTGCCTACAGACTCTGGGGGAGGGGGCAGAGGACTGGAGTGCCTGGCAGCGCTGACAGGAGGCAATGCTGGTTTGGTAGAGGGGAGTCAATGCTCCAGCTCCGAGTCTCTGGACGTAGGAATATTGTCCCTTTTGCCGCTGTCTCCTGAGATCAGGGAGGCCATTGAGAGTGTCAAATACATAGCAGAGAACATGAGACTGCAGAATGAAGCAAAGGAG GTTCAGGATGACTGGAAGTACGTTGCCATGGTGATCGACAGAATCTTCCTGTGGGTTTTTGTCCTTGTGTGTATCCTGGGAACAGCTGGACTCTTCCTCCAGCCTCTGTTACTCTTGGAGGACATTTGA